A genomic window from Purpureocillium takamizusanense chromosome 2, complete sequence includes:
- a CDS encoding uncharacterized protein (COG:S~EggNog:ENOG503P1ZB), with protein MWRALSAMASSAPRRFAPLAETAASDGRPKLRGVVFDMDGTLCEPQTHMFGEMRAALGIDKGIDILEHIEQLPPAAQPAAIEAIRAVERRAMESQVPQPGLARLMSYLDDRRVPKTICTRNFDVPVQGFLGKFLAGSVFDPIVTRDFRPPKPDPAGILHIARSWGLVDDRTGQPDASGLIMVGDMIDDMTAGRLAGAATVLLVNDVNRAIADHAHTDLVIDKLDDLVAILEEGFEGREIV; from the exons ATGTGGCGCGCCCtgtccgccatggcctcctcggcgcctcggcggtTCGCTCCTctggcggagacggcggcgagcgacggccgcccgaAGTTGCGGGGCGTGGTCTTTGATATGGACGGCACGTTATG CGAGCCGCAGACGCACATGTTCGGGGagatgcgcgccgccctcggcatcgacaagggcatcgacatcctcgagcacatcgagcagctcccccccgccgctcagcccgccgccatcgaggccatccgcgccgtcgagcgccgcgccatgGAGTCGCAGGTGCCGCagcccggcctcgcccgcctcatgtcctacctcgacgaccgccgcgtcCCCAAGACCATCTGCACCCGCAACTTCGACGTCCCCGTCCAGGGCTTCCTCGGCAAGTTCCTCGCCGGCTCCGTCTTCGACCCCATCGTCACCCGCGACTTCCGCCCCCCCAAGCCCGACCCCGCGGGCATCCTGCACATCGCCCGCTCCTGggggctcgtcgacgaccgcaCCGGCCAGCCCGACGCCAGCGGCCTCATCATGGTCGGCGACATGATCGACGACATGACTGCCGGGAGGTTGGCTGGCGCTGCCACCGTCTTGCTCGTCAACGATGTGAACCGCGCCATTGCCGATCACGCCCACACTGACTTGGTCATTGACAAGCTGGATGACCTTGTGGCCATCTTGGAAGAGGGCTTCGAGGGCCGTGAGATTGTTTAG